In Maylandia zebra isolate NMK-2024a linkage group LG12, Mzebra_GT3a, whole genome shotgun sequence, a single genomic region encodes these proteins:
- the nr2f1a gene encoding nuclear receptor subfamily 2 group F member 1-A: MAMVVSVWRDPQEDVAGPPSGPNPAAQPAREQQQAASAAPHTPQTPSQPGPPSTPGTAGDKGSQNSGQSQQHIECVVCGDKSSGKHYGQFTCEGCKSFFKRSVRRNLTYSCRANRNCPIDQHHRNQCQYCRLKKCLKVGMRREAVQRGRMPPTQPNPGQYALTNGDPLNGHCYLSGYISLLLRAEPYPTSRYGSQCMQPNNIMGIENICELAARLLFSAVEWARNIPFFPDLQITDQVSLLRLTWSELFVLNAAQCSMPLHVAPLLAAAGLHASPMSADRVVAFMDHIRIFQEQVEKLKTLHVDSAEYSCLKAIVLFTSDACGLSDAAHIESLQEKSQCALEEYVRSQYPNQPSRFGKLLLRLPSLRTVSSSVIEQLFFVRLVGKTPIETLIRDMLLSGSSFNWPYMSIQ, from the exons ATGGCAATGGTAGTTAGCGTTTGGCGAGATCCGCAGGAAGACGTGGCCGGACCTCCGAGCGGCCCCAACCCAGCAGCGCAGCCGGCAAGGGAGCAGCAGCAGGCGGCATCGGCGGCGCCGCACACTCCGCAGACCCCCAGCCAGCCGGGACCCCCGTCCACGCCGGGAACGGCCGGGGACAAGGGGAGTCAAAATTCTGGACAGAGTCAGCAGCATATTGAATGTGTGGTTTGCGGAGACAAATCGAGCGGCAAACACTATGGCCAATTCACCTGCGAGGGATGCAAAAGTTTCTTCAAGAGGAGTGTACGGAGGAACTTAACATACTCATGTCGTGCCAATAGGAACTGTCCCATTGACCAGCACCACCGAAATCAGTGCCAATACTGTCGGCTGAAGAAGTGTTTAAAAGTGGGGATGCGGCGGGAAg cGGTTCAGCGAGGACGAATGCCTCCAACCCAGCCCAACCCAGGCCAGTACGCACTGACGAACGGGGACCCTCTGAATGGCCATTGCTATCTGTCCGGATACATCTCGTTATTGCTGCGGGCCGAGCCTTACCCGACGTCCCGGTACGGGAGCCAGTGCATGCAGCCCAACAATATCATGGGTATCGAGAACATCTGCGAGCTGGCGGCTCGATTGCTCTTCAGCGCCGTGGAGTGGGCGAGAAACATCCCTTTCTTTCCCGACCTCCAGATCACCGACCAGGTGTCCCTTCTCAGGCTGACGTGGAGCGAGTTGTTTGTGCTTAACGCAGCCCAGTGTTCCATGCCTCTGCATGTTGCCCCTCTGCTTGCCGCGGCGGGCCTCCACGCCTCCCCGATGTCTGCGGACCGCGTCGTGGCTTTCATGGATCACATCCGGATCTTCCAGGAGCAAGTGGAGAAGCTTAAGACCCTGCACGTAGACTCGGCAGAGTATAGCTGCCTCAAAGCCATAGTGCTTTTTACATCAG ACGCTTGCGGCCTGTCGGACGCTGCTCACATCGAGAGTCTACAGGAGAAATCCCAGTGCGCCCTGGAGGAGTATGTGAGGAGCCAGTACCCGAACCAGCCCAGCCGCTTTGGGAAGCTGCTGCTGCGGCTGCCCTCTCTGCGCACCGTCTCCTCTTCGGTAATCGAGCAGCTGTTCTTCGTGCGTTTGGTAGGTAAAACTCCTATTGAAACCCTCATCAGGGATATGCTATTATCCGGGAGCAGCTTCAACTGGCCTTACATGTCCATCCAATGA